The sequence CACTTGTTTGAAGAAGCTGTTCAAGCAGGAGTGACGATTGAAAAGGTCTTTGCCCTAGAAAGTTATCGAGATCAGCTAGCTGCTTTTCCTCAAACTATCTGGGTTTCAGAGGAGATTTTGCTAGATTTGGCAGATACGCAAACTCCTCAAGGGATTGTTGCAGTGATTCAAAAAGAAGAAGTGGGACTGCCTGATCTCCATCAGGGCAAGTATCTATTTTTAGAGGATGTTCAAGATCCTGGTAATGTGGGCACCATGATTCGGACGGCGGATGCTGCAGGTTTTACAGGGGTTATTGTTTCAGACAAGTCAGCAGATATCTACAGTCTTAAGACTCTACGTTCCATGCAAGGAAGTCATTTTCACTTGCCTATCTATCGTATGCCTCTTACCAGCTTTGTAGAAGAGGCAAAGAAGAGCGATTTGCCCATTCTAGCAACGACCTTATCGAGAGATTCAAAGGATTATCGTGAGCTTTCTTCACTAGAGAACTTTGTTTTAGTCATGGGAAATGAAGGG comes from Streptococcus oralis and encodes:
- a CDS encoding TrmH family RNA methyltransferase — protein: MTIITSKANSVVKNAKKLHQKKYRKSAYLIEGWHLFEEAVQAGVTIEKVFALESYRDQLAAFPQTIWVSEEILLDLADTQTPQGIVAVIQKEEVGLPDLHQGKYLFLEDVQDPGNVGTMIRTADAAGFTGVIVSDKSADIYSLKTLRSMQGSHFHLPIYRMPLTSFVEEAKKSDLPILATTLSRDSKDYRELSSLENFVLVMGNEGQGISSVMAESADQLVHIGMKGRAESLNVAVAAGILMFYFS